The region atataaaataattattattttaaaaaaaataaataaataattatattataaaaggtaaattaaaaataagtaattatttaaacagaagaatatatatatatatatatatatatatatatatatatatatatatatatatatatatatatatatagaaagaaaTGAACTGTCAAGATATTGACCTTGCAGATACACgggtatttgttatttttttattttaattatgtgttaaaaaataataaatagttattatatttaaaaaatgagttaatttatataattagaaaGCTATCGTGTATAACTAGAAAAACTAGAAAAGTCATCTACAATTTGTATCCTACAATGGTTGATTTTCagtcaaaattttggttgaattactcttttggtcatttttttcgttaaaaaatgtcaatttgttcctttagttttttttaagtcaatttttttcgttaaattttttaaaacagaaaagagatctttcataaaaaaatgatactAGAATTACgtcaattacaccaacaaatcAAATAATCATCCTTATTCAccatttcaattttgatgaaaaatctgattaaatttaataaaaatgacaaatttgcatcattttttcaaaaatcaaacccaattgagacaaaaaaaaaaaactagaggatcaacttaatatttttgaatgaaaataggaaccaaaacaAGTAATCTCAAAGATTTTATATAAACGAGTAAAAACATTGTATTcacttttttcataataataaaaaataataaaattataattattgttattattataattataaaattaaatataaatcatttttataattttactataattattttttgtaaaatcgTAGAAAATAGTATTTTAGAAGTGAcaatggtttaaaaatagtgagactcgattattttaatattaaaaaggttttagtataaatagactCGCTTGCATGCATCGTTTTATttatcagtatgagtctctactgatcagtgatcataatgaTATGTCCTGATCATTCTTATGATGTTTTTATGTGTAGTTAGAGCATCCCGTGGAATTAAAGACGTCTAACGTTTATAGAGTTGTTTAAGTAGGATACcaggtaagggaaactaatGTCTATTATGTCTCACAAACCTGTTAGGAatgttattatatgattattctgTAATTGACTGATGTGTTTGATATGTGAATTGAGTTGTGATGTTTGAAAACGATAAATACTTAGGTTTTATATGTTGTTTGAGAATGATTGTATGTTATGGGTGCAATTGGATGCAATTGgtgtgaatattttgatagaattAATGTTTGATACTCGAATGGTCTTTGGTGGAGGTTTTGGAGTTGTATGGACTGGTTGAATAGGTATAATTTTGCTAAATCAGTTTTTGTAGAATTATGCAGATTTGCTTACTCGCTGGGCGAATGAGTTGATTGTAGAATTATGCAGAACACTGATTTGCAGAATTATGCAGATTTGTATACTCGCTGGGCTAGCATGGGCCAGTGGCTAGGCTAGTGCTACTCGTTGGGCGAATTTCCAAGTCAGGAACTTCCAGACCTATACCAGTTGTTGGGTGAGTGGTACTAGCTGGGCGAGAATGGGCCAGTGGCTGGGCGAGTGAGTCAGAACCTGAAACTTGTATTTTTGAGTTAAATTGGGTGGTATTTTAGTTATCATAAAAGctttgtaattattatgaatgatgAGTATATTGGTATGAGATTGTTTATATGAGACtgagttgagattggttgatgCTAACCCAAGGAGGATTAGTAGTGATTgtggtagtgtatgcattgaggTAGAGATTGTCTTAGAAGTTATCTTGATgctctaataaccattcaaattctcaagGAGAGAGGAATGTGGTATGTGGTGAGAGAAGCAGGATGTCCTAGCCTAGGGATTTTTCCTTGACCATAGGTGTTAACGGACTTATCTTGTATGTGGTAGAGTTTTCACTCTTAATTTGTCGCTCTGCAGAGCATGAGATGCCACTACAAGGGTAGAACTGACTGGATCTGACCGCAATGCATGTATCCGGATTAGTTGAGTCgtagtttataaatatatatatgtggaTATCTACTTGTCTGTAGTTGTtagatatatcaatattatatggtttaagaaaattctttaaaagtcattagcttacccttcttctgtgtttctgtcttgtgttgtatgttttccttttacgatgatcacctattcggtgggagtaGTGGTAGTTGGAGTTTCAGAGACATCTTTGGAGGTTGAGGAGTCATCTTTTAGATCGGAAGGAGGTTTCAGTAGGAAGTTGTTGTAAGTGGTTAATTTGTGTTTAGAGTTACAAATGGtcatttgtaagactgtattaatatactttatacatttgtttatcTGTTTTGAACACTAAGATGAAAtatcctattttattagttttaagatgCTAAAATTGAGAtgttataattttcatttataatgattaaatttaaaaaaaaaatcaaataaaaaaataattaaattacataaataatcatttaaaagataatattaataaaataattatttttatttaaaaaatatttaaaatataaaattaaaaaataaacgtGGACAAcaagtatataaatatagatatatacaaatttattaaaatatcaaatattatgaaatatattataaatattaattttttgaaaagtatatttaaaattatatattaacgtatataaatttataaaaattgaaggGGCCATACCCATTATCCCTATGAATGTCCGCTACTGGTTCGCTAGATATCTTCCCTCGATGAAGTTAAGGAATCTGTATCTATCCCTTCAATCGTTTATACATGACTTTTCTGCAATGTGGTCCGGGAAATTTTGTCAAGTACCTCTGCCATCGCAAAAGACTGAATACACCCACCAGATCTTCAAGTTAAATACAACTAATTGCTTCTCACTAATCACAACCTTGTTTCTCATCCTTCATAGTATTTTTCAAGTTCTTAAATCATGGCACGGAGAATCTCGTTATCCTTGTCTTCCTCCAGTCATACATGGATTTATGATGTCTTTCTAAGTTTTAGAGGTGAAGACACTCGTTATCAGTTTACTCATAATCTCTACCATTCCTTGTGCGAGAAGGGCATTCATACTTTCATTGACCAGGAGGGTCTTAGAAGAGGGGAAGAAATTACACCTGCTCTTTTCCACGCAATTCAAAATTCAAGGATTTCCATCGTTGTCTTCTCCAAAAACTATGCATCTTCAACTTATTGCTTAAATGAACTTGTAAAGATCCTTGAATGCGCCAAGGAAGAGGGTCGATCAATTTATCCAATATTTTATGGAGTTGATCCATCAGAAGTTCGACATCAGACTGGAAGTTATGGAGAAGCATTGTCAAAACACGAAGCTAGGTTCCATAATGATGCTGACAATGAGAAGACACAAAAGTGGAGGAAGGCTTTACATGAAGCAGCTAATCTATCAGGCTGGCATTTCCGACATGGGTATTTCATACTCTTCTTTTATTACacacatattttataaactCTCTTTTGCTGATAATTTTCGTATTAGGAAAGAGAAATGGATGCAAAATTTTATGTGATTGAAATGAATGAACTATACACAAATATGATGCTCTAGTTTTAGTTCACACGTTTTATTATGATGGGTAGGTCTCAACCAGAATTTGAGTTTATCAGAGAGATTGTTAAAGAGATCTCCGCAAAGATAAATTACATCCCGTTACATGTTGCTGATAAACCAATTGGGTTGGAGTATGCAGTCCAAGGAGTGAAATCTCTACTTGGAGAGGGGTCTGATGTCAACATGATAGGAATTTATGGTATCGGGGGTATAGGTAAAACCACCATTGCTCGTGCTCTGTATAACACTATTTTTTGGCACTATGATGGTTCGTGTTTTCTACCTGACATTAGAGAAAAGGCAGTTAATAAGCACGGGAATGTCCAACTTCAAGAAATACTACTTTCTCAGATACTCAAGGGAGAAGATATCAAAGTGGGAGATGTCAATAGAGGAATACCATTAATAAAAAGGAGACTTCAACAGAAGAAGGTCCTTCTAGTTCTTGATGATGTTGACAAATTAGAGCAGTTGAAGGCACTTGCTGGGGGATGTGATTGGTTTGGCTCTGGAAGTATTATCATCATCACCACAAGAGACAAGCACTTGCTAGATGCTCGTGGGGTGGTGAACTTATATGAAGTTAAACCATTAAAAGTTGAGagagctttggaattgtttagCTGGCATGCCTTCAAAAATGGTAAAGTTGATCCACCTTATATGAAAATTGCAATGCGTGCGGTTTCTTATGCGTGTGGCCTTCCGTTGGCTCTGGAAGTTATAGGATCCCAATTATTTGGAAAAAGTTTGGATGAGTGCAGTTCTGCATTAGACAAATATGAAGGTATTCCTCATGAAAAGATACAGGAGATACTTAAAGTAAGCTATAATAGTttggaagaaaatgaaaaggggATTTTCCTAGACATTGCTTGTTTCTTCAATACCTATGAATTGAGCAATGTAACACCAATGCTAAAAGCTCATGGTTTTCATGTAGAAGATGGTTTGAGAGTGTTGGCTGACAGATCTCTCATAAAGATTGATTCTTCTGGTTTTGTAAGAATGCATGACCTAATTCGGGACACAGGAAGAGAAATTGTAAGGCAGGAATCAACACTTGAGCCAGGCAGACGTAGTAGATTATGGTTTGACGAAGATATTGTTCATGTTTTGGAAGAAAATACGGTATGTTGATATAATAAACATTTGTGCTATTTTTTGTTCATGTTCATCCCTTTATaagaaaatagttatatatttatcCGTGGATGGCATAGCTAATCAAAATGCATGTTTTTGTGGATAAACTATTCTCTGGCATGGAAGGGATCTGATAAAATAGAATTCATAAAGCTTGAAGGGTACAACAACATACAAGTGCAATGGGATGGAAAAGCCTTCAAGGAAATGAAGAACTTGAGGATTTTGATCATTAAAGGTTCAAGCTTTTCTACAGTTCCCGAGCATCTACCAAATAGCTTGAGAGTGGTAGACTGGAGTTGCTATCCTTCGCCATCTTTACCTTCTGATTTCAATCCCAAACGCTTTGAGATACTCCTTATGCCTGAAAGTTCACTTCGGATGTTCAAACCACAAAAGGCATGTTTACCTATctaagttttgttttgtttttttttctaaatatgagtttctacattaaaagataataacttgacccgtttaatttttatatcacaGATGATGGAATCATTATCTGTAATAAACCTTGAAGATTGCACGTTCTTAACTGATCTACGGAGCCTACGAGAGGCACCATTCTTAACAACTCTGCGTCTCGATAGATGTTCTAATTTGGTTAACATAGATGAATCAATTGGGTTTCTTGATAAACTTCGGTTATTGAGTGCTAAACACTGCACCAAGCTGAAAGCTCTTGCACCCTCCATCATGTTGACATCTCTTGAAACTTTGGATCTTTGGGGGAGCGAAAGTCTTGAGAGTTTCCCTGAAGTATTGGGAAAGATGGAGAAAATAAGGAAAGTATATTTAGACGGCACAGGCATAGAGAAATTGCCATTTTCTATTGGAAATTTTGTTTGGCTGGAACTATTGTCCTTGAAGGGATGTGAGAAGCTTCATCAGGTACCAGGTAGTATAAGCATAATGCCGAAAGTTAAAGTGGTAGTGGATTATGGGCATGAAGTATATCAAATTTTTGAAGAAGAGTTGAGCTCAGAGGTGTCTCCAAGGGCCATGCTTATTGGTGATTCTGACGTCTATCTTGATGTGTATAATTCACACCACGTATATCTTGACGTGTATTATTCATACGTAAGTCCCAATAATGTCATCCGAGTTTACCCTCCTAATCAGCTTTTGCATCAGCTTTTGCATTCTGATTTAAGATTGTTATTCTCAAAAATTCAACTGGAAGATGACCGGCTTTGGTTAAACCAGAAGAACTCAGAGATAAATATGTTCcgatttagaaacaaatttcctaaggtagcgCTATGTTGTTCAGTATTAGCACCTGCGTTGAAAAGTGTCGTAGTAATGAATTTGAAGTTCAGAGTACTCATTAACAATACTTTACAATTCAGTGCTCTGTGCAATTTCATTGTTGGAGGAGGGAGTAACACAATACTTTGGTGTGATCTAGAAGGCAAAGTGGATGAGGTGATTTGGAAAGTGGATGAGGTGATTTCAGAGCGAGAGTGGGATAAAGCTAAGATTTATTTTCAGTTAGACTTCCCTATGCAAAGAAATTGTGAagataagaaaacaaaaaggagCATTGGTGGAGGAAGTCTAATTTGGAGCCTGATTGGTGTGTATGAGGAAGGAAACAATAAAGAGGATATTCGTGCTTACGATAACTGAGAACGTTCTTCTTCATTACCTAGTTCTTTGTACAATGTCATTAGAGGATTTTAGAAAGCTTTTGAATATTGGAAATTAGGTAGAGACGGTCGCACCCACATTAAACGGTCGCGTCCACTTTAGGAGAATGATATTCTAACTTCCACGTGACAACATTTTTACTCCTTGACGTTGCAGCttatgtgaatttaattttttatttttagatttattttttcaaaacacACTGGCAATTGATGAAAGAGAAAGTGGGAAGTCAGGAGGGAGAAAGGCGGTTTCTCCCTTTCTACAATAACACAAAACGTTCTACATTACCTAGCTCTTTACAAAAAAGCACAAGTAACTAGGATGCACTTGAACATTACCAAATTATATCCAGAATTTCTATGCTTGGTCCTTATTTGTAAACGGgatttcttcttattcttcaaatttattctttaaaaagtctttttaaaattaaaataattagtttatcaATTTTACTGAGGGAAAGACATGAGAAAAATTTCACTATGTACATTTTCGtggatgaaaattttattatattaggaGTCTGTAAGACTCttagaaaacaaataagaaatatatatctataaggtggtttatcaattatttaattaaaaagatgtattttatttaaaagactattataagagataaaatagttcattatttaatttaatttaagagatttgttttatttaaaaaattttcttagagataaaatgttaaattactaaattaagaagatttatttcttttgaaaaaattctAAGAGATTGgatttgataataattattcaattaagaagatattaaacaaattcattaaggttatgaattaatgatcaTCCATTGATATGATATAGCTATTCAATACTAATATGATTCATTActatttatcttttatgttttatgtaaatatttgtattaatttttagtttgatGTGTATCTTTTATGGGTTACatgttgtatatatataaatatgactcTTCTTATTAATATTAAGAGACGCAAAAAAGTTGTTCATCATTCtctcattctttatttttccttctcttcttttctctattattagttttattttataacaatcaAGAGAGTGATTATAAAGGGTGTATAAACTAAATTACCTCCCATGAATATAGGAATATATCTCAAAATggtttctttattaattttccCTTAATTGAacttaatagaaaataaatctcaaaATGGTTTCTTTGTTAATTTCCccttaattaaacttaatagAAAACAATTGGATTTTGAACTAAGAGTTTCAATGTAAATAGGAGAGTTAGGATACTGTTGAGACATACAAATCCActagaaataataatttgaaaaatcgGATTAGATTAACTCAATAAACGGCAAACCAGTGACTCATTTTAATAGATCTAATTAGCATAGTTTTTAGGTTGAAAGCAATATGACACTCTTTTCgggttatttatttttatctttgcaTAAGGGATGCATATATTGTTAGTTTATTAATGTAGATATAAATTAGCATCGTAACACTAGAAGTGTTAAAAAGTTTGTGAAAGCGTTAAAAAGTGATAAtctttaagtttttttcttttagaattttgatttttatatgtgacattctaatttaaattgacaaatatttctctacttattaatttaaatttctttatctatgatttctttcactttttctattttgttaattttctgataaaaaattattagaacgATCCTATACGAGGATAGTTTTCCATCAATAAATATTACTGTAAGAAAAATTAgttttagtaatatatatatatatatatatatatatatatatatatatatattattacaatctataaatatgttttaatgtcttgttattaataatatcttttcataaaaattagtcaaaaataatatatataaataatgaaaaatttaatattcatcacaattaattacattttgacgaaataaaattaattttaactgatgaaagaaaaatcttaaattcaattctaaaatataaatttaatattattttgtcactcatattcatatatatatatatatatatatatatatatatatatatatatatatatatatatatatatatattattgacacacatattttagttttataataattaataatttttcaccaataataattaaacatttgttaaaaaataaatttatgtttttattgtaagaaaagtatttttatttgatgtaacatttatcaataaatatttatgaaatatgtattttaattttctaaaatatttattataataattttgtaattctaTCACTATTATCAATCAACtttgtgataaataaaaaaccagtcacaactaatatataaatatggataaattatattttggtcCAAAAATAACGCATTTTGAAATTCATTTGTATTTCGTACCTTAAAAAGTATGGAAGCAGTTACGACGTTagaattttagtttttcttaacATGACAaacgttttttctttttctttctaaatactAATGGTTTAGAAGATTATTCATAAAATGGGAGCccttatatataaatgtgtagTCCCGTGGATTGTTTTTCACTTTCTTGGATTCTGGACATTCCCTATTATATTTAAGTGTGATACATTTTTCATGATCAATTTTGACAATGAACTTCAATATCGATTTCTTCGAGTTTTGCAGGCTGTGCAAAAGCTGATTGATGAAGAGTTTCAAGGCATTGTTCATCTGCGCACTTCAACATTGCATAAAAAGATTTCTTCTGCTCGTCATGATTTTATTAGACTTTCAGGTTCTGAGAACAAGCTTGAAGCATTACTGCAGTTATACTTCGATACTTTGGCTTGTCTTGAACGATCGATGGAGGAAGTTGTATTTAAATTACTCTTGACCTTAATTCTTAAACAACTAATGAccaaagaaaatagaaaaagaatggGCCAAACCATAAAAGGAATTTCTGATGATAAAATTGCATACTGTAGCTTTTGAGCCTATGATGCCATATGAATAAGTGCTTCTCTGGTGCTCTGTTTCCTATCATGCTGTTAGGTACGTTGAAACAAAGATAAGAAAAACAAGACAGAGAAAAAGTAGTGATAAACTCACAAACTGAATTATTCACTATTAACTGTAAAAACTAATGTCTACAAAGGAAATCATAGAGAAAAGCTCTGCATTCCCATTCACACATTTCATCGAACAGTTTTATAATTCATAGCTAAtcatacattttcttcattttaaccATCAACATATATTTCCTTGCATCATTCATGGCATTTTATAGGTTCATTGGTAATTTCTAGCTAGAATATCATCACATCATATAACATTTGCTCATTTTCACATATTGCTTTGGTTCTTCCCTGTTTTAATATTCTGATACAAGGTTTATTCTACTTTCTTTTCTAGTTAGAATTCTCATACAACCTTCATTGAAAGAAAAGTAACAACACAGTAGATAACATCACAAAGTTTTCTTTATACTAAGACACTCAGATACAATCATCAAATACTTTCCTCACCAAGTGACTCccttttttcttatttagtGAATCCTCTCTTCAATTACCTGCACATTTAACATAGCAATTTTATCAGTTAGACTTGTTTCATAGCATTGTTTAAGTATTGAAATTCTCATCATTTCTTACTTTGAACCACTGACATGATTGAACATACAGTCTGAATAAACGTGAGGAAAAGTAGCACAATTGCAGCAATAGTAGATGCCTTTTTCCAAGGAGTGTTGAAGTAGTCGTGTATGAATATAGCCTTGTACTTGTTGAGAGGATTTTCATAGAATTTATTTAAGCGAGTGCAGATGGAGCAATAGTATGGAATGAAGTCTGGCATACTCATACTCGAGCCcagattattaattattgtaacCACGTTCTCAGCATCACCACTCCAATTGACAATAATTTTCTTGTCAACAAGTATGTTCAAATCTTTTTCAGTCTTGATAAGAAAATATAGGATCGCTACATATTGAGTAATGATTTTTGTAGCCGAATGGTGGGAACGTTCATATGCGATCATATTCTTGAAATAAAGTTGTGTACTGGCATTGATATTCAAGATTGGCATGCTCAACACTCTATCATCTTCAGATAACTCCAGGTCAAGAAAGCTTTTATTTGGACTGACCTTGAACTCAAGACCTGCCTCCATTAGTTGACTTGCACTGTATACATGTTTAATATCTTGTTCGCGTTCGTTCTGATTTCCGTGATCAATCTTTGATAACGATATTATTGAAGATCTAAGCAAATCAGTGAAGTGTTTTGGACTCTC is a window of Vigna unguiculata cultivar IT97K-499-35 chromosome 4, ASM411807v1, whole genome shotgun sequence DNA encoding:
- the LOC114181721 gene encoding TMV resistance protein N-like; this translates as MARRISLSLSSSSHTWIYDVFLSFRGEDTRYQFTHNLYHSLCEKGIHTFIDQEGLRRGEEITPALFHAIQNSRISIVVFSKNYASSTYCLNELVKILECAKEEGRSIYPIFYGVDPSEVRHQTGSYGEALSKHEARFHNDADNEKTQKWRKALHEAANLSGWHFRHGSQPEFEFIREIVKEISAKINYIPLHVADKPIGLEYAVQGVKSLLGEGSDVNMIGIYGIGGIGKTTIARALYNTIFWHYDGSCFLPDIREKAVNKHGNVQLQEILLSQILKGEDIKVGDVNRGIPLIKRRLQQKKVLLVLDDVDKLEQLKALAGGCDWFGSGSIIIITTRDKHLLDARGVVNLYEVKPLKVERALELFSWHAFKNGKVDPPYMKIAMRAVSYACGLPLALEVIGSQLFGKSLDECSSALDKYEGIPHEKIQEILKVSYNSLEENEKGIFLDIACFFNTYELSNVTPMLKAHGFHVEDGLRVLADRSLIKIDSSGFVRMHDLIRDTGREIVRQESTLEPGRRSRLWFDEDIVHVLEENTGSDKIEFIKLEGYNNIQVQWDGKAFKEMKNLRILIIKGSSFSTVPEHLPNSLRVVDWSCYPSPSLPSDFNPKRFEILLMPESSLRMFKPQKMMESLSVINLEDCTFLTDLRSLREAPFLTTLRLDRCSNLVNIDESIGFLDKLRLLSAKHCTKLKALAPSIMLTSLETLDLWGSESLESFPEVLGKMEKIRKVYLDGTGIEKLPFSIGNFVWLELLSLKGCEKLHQVPGSISIMPKVKVVVDYGHEVYQIFEEELSSEVSPRAMLIGDSDVYLDVYNSHHVYLDVYYSYVSPNNVIRVYPPNQLLHQLLHSDLRLLFSKIQLEDDRLWLNQKNSEINMFRFRNKFPKVALCCSVLAPALKSVVVMNLKFRVLINNTLQFSALCNFIVGGGSNTILWCDLEGKVDEVIWKVDEVISEREWDKAKIYFQLDFPMQRNCEDKKTKRSIGGGSLIWSLIGVYEEGNNKEDIRAYDN